A segment of the Luteolibacter sp. Y139 genome:
CTATGAGCCAGAAGTCCCTGCGTATTGCCCTCGGCGCCGATCACGGCGGAGTTGACCTCAAGGATGCCCTCGTCGCCCACCTCAAGGCCGCCGGCCATGAGGTCACCGACTTCGGCACACAGGGTCATGAGTCGGTCGATTACGCGGACTTTGCCAATCTCGTCGGCCGCTCGGTTTCGGACGGCACCCAGGATTTCGGCGTGCTCTGCTGCACCTCCGGCGTCGGCGTCTCCATCGCCGCCAATCGCCACCGCCACGTCCGCGCTGCCAATGTCCGCACCGTTGAGGAAGCCACCACCACCCGCCAACACAACGACGCCAACGTCCTCTGCCTCGGCGGCAAGACGGTCGACACCGCGACCGCCACGGCGATGATCGATGCCTTCCTCGCCACCCCCTTCGAAGGTGGCCGCCACGAGCGCCGCGTCTGCAAGTCCTCCGGCTCCCGCATCGCCGAGACCGATCCCGATCTCTACGCCGCCATCGTCGCCGAGGAAAAGCGTCAGCGGAATAACATCGAGCTGATCGCTTCGGAAAACTTCGCCTCGCCCGCCGTCATGGAAGCCCAAGGCTCCGTGCTCACCAACAAGTATGCCGAAGGTTACCCCGGCAAGCGCTGGTATGGCGGCTGCGAAAACGTCGATGTCGTCGAGCAACTCGCCATCGACCGCGCCAAGCAGATCTTCGGTGCCGAGCACGTCAACGTGCAGGCTCACTCCGGCTCGCAGGCGAATACCGCCGTCTATTTCTCCGTGCTGAAGCCCGGCGACAAGATCCTCACCATGGACCTCTCGCACGGCGGCCACCTCACCCACGGCCACAAGGCGAACTTCTCCGGC
Coding sequences within it:
- the rpiB gene encoding ribose 5-phosphate isomerase B; amino-acid sequence: MSQKSLRIALGADHGGVDLKDALVAHLKAAGHEVTDFGTQGHESVDYADFANLVGRSVSDGTQDFGVLCCTSGVGVSIAANRHRHVRAANVRTVEEATTTRQHNDANVLCLGGKTVDTATATAMIDAFLATPFEGGRHERRVCKSSGSRIAETDPDLYAAIVAEEKRQRNNIELIASENFASPAVMEAQGSVLTNKYAEGYPGKRWYGGCENVDVVEQLAIDRAKQIFGAEHVNVQAHSGSQANTAVYFSVLKPGDKILTMDLSHGGHLTHGHKANFSGKFYDVTHYGVSKDDERIDYDHLAELAREVKPALITVGASAYSRIIDFERMAQIAREVGAYLFVDMAHIAGLVAAGVHPNPVPHADFVTSTTHKSLRGPRGGIILCKEEFAKKIDAQVFPGIQGGPLMHVIAAKAVCFGEALKPDFRAYQEQIVKNSQALAARLTHHGFRIVSGGTDNHVMMVDLRPKGLNGSDASHALDEAGITVNKNSIPFDTGTPMKPSGIRIGTPAVTTRGMKEKDVEQVADFIAEALAAIGDEAKLHAIRDKVFAFNRAFPMPM